In the genome of Falsirhodobacter halotolerans, one region contains:
- a CDS encoding tripartite tricarboxylate transporter TctB family protein, protein MRTTHLETGAAALTLICSIAGMTAAWSYSGTSGLMPRAVLGICIALSLVWLGQSLSKMRTTQGAAIHFHGPTVMRFCVTVGGTALVIVGTAMIGFFTTAIVLLPLMAVAIGYRDPVRLAIGTLAFIGLLYSVFHLLLKIPLPPEAILSRLG, encoded by the coding sequence ATGAGGACGACACATCTGGAAACGGGCGCCGCTGCGTTGACACTGATCTGCTCCATCGCGGGGATGACCGCCGCGTGGAGCTATTCCGGCACGAGCGGGCTGATGCCCCGCGCCGTGCTGGGAATCTGCATCGCGCTGTCCTTGGTCTGGCTGGGGCAGAGCCTGTCCAAGATGCGGACCACCCAAGGGGCCGCGATCCACTTTCACGGCCCCACCGTGATGCGGTTCTGCGTCACGGTGGGTGGCACGGCGCTGGTGATCGTCGGCACGGCGATGATCGGGTTCTTCACCACGGCCATCGTCCTGCTGCCGCTGATGGCGGTGGCGATCGGGTATCGCGATCCCGTGCGTCTGGCCATCGGCACCCTGGCCTTCATCGGCCTTCTTTACAGCGTTTTCCACCTGCTCTTGAAGATTCCGCTGCCCCCCGAAGCCATCCTGTCACGATTGGGGTGA
- a CDS encoding tripartite tricarboxylate transporter substrate binding protein, whose protein sequence is MKKRILAAIAAGVSTFAAGAAFAEYPERPITMIVAYSAGGGTDIAARTLAPFIEKHLGGGASIVVVNRPGASGEIGFAELAKASPDGYTIGFINTPNVVTVPIQREARYGLDDLQPIGRVIDDPGAFSVLPSSDIKTLDDLVAYAKENPGAVTYGTTGLGSDDHLAALEFEKVAGVKFSHVPFGGNADVRAATLGGHIMLANMNISETIADVEEGTLHPLGQMAVERWDGAPEIATFREQGYDVVSGSQRGIGAPAGLPEDVAAKLEKAVADAVADPEFRARAEQQKLALDYADGATFAADLQAMHESYSTLWNDSPWMEQ, encoded by the coding sequence ATGAAAAAGCGTATTCTCGCGGCCATCGCCGCTGGTGTGTCCACATTCGCCGCCGGTGCCGCGTTCGCCGAATATCCCGAACGCCCGATCACGATGATCGTCGCCTACAGTGCCGGGGGTGGCACGGATATCGCCGCCCGCACGCTGGCCCCCTTCATCGAGAAACATCTGGGCGGCGGGGCATCCATCGTCGTCGTCAACCGCCCCGGTGCCAGCGGAGAGATCGGGTTCGCCGAACTCGCCAAAGCCAGCCCCGACGGCTATACCATCGGCTTCATCAACACGCCCAACGTCGTGACGGTGCCGATCCAGCGCGAGGCCCGCTACGGTCTTGACGATCTTCAGCCCATTGGCCGCGTGATCGACGATCCGGGCGCGTTCAGCGTCCTGCCCTCCAGCGACATCAAGACGCTGGACGACCTTGTGGCCTATGCCAAGGAAAATCCGGGTGCGGTCACCTATGGCACGACCGGCCTTGGTTCGGACGACCATCTGGCCGCGCTGGAGTTCGAGAAGGTGGCCGGCGTAAAATTCTCGCACGTGCCCTTCGGCGGGAACGCGGATGTGCGTGCGGCGACGCTGGGCGGCCACATCATGCTGGCCAACATGAACATCTCGGAAACCATTGCGGATGTCGAGGAAGGCACCCTGCACCCGCTGGGCCAGATGGCCGTGGAGCGGTGGGACGGCGCGCCGGAGATCGCGACCTTCCGCGAGCAGGGGTATGATGTCGTGTCCGGCTCCCAGCGCGGGATTGGCGCCCCGGCCGGTCTGCCCGAGGATGTGGCCGCCAAGCTGGAGAAGGCGGTGGCCGATGCCGTGGCCGACCCGGAGTTCCGCGCCCGCGCCGAACAGCAGAAGCTGGCGCTGGATTACGCCGATGGGGCGACCTTCGCGGCCGATCTGCAGGCGATGCACGAAAGCTATTCCACCCTGTGGAACGACTCCCCGTGGATGGAGCAATAA
- a CDS encoding DUF1932 domain-containing protein, translated as MRVLVVGYGAAGRPIADGLASSGANVTAVDGVVPDDSNVPVLPRLPEDLGAWDLVITVVTSAATLALARDIAARPGTPPVLDLSSSPADLMAQVHRLLGDRLVDGVILGAVALGRHRTPLLFAGGPAGQVADMLAPLGCRITVLPDAGIGDAGKLKLLRSVFTKGIEALVVELHQVASAMGQVERLPKVLADLEEGSFHALTQEMLRTHPRHAARRLHEIEDAQAAIHGVGLASPMTDAAHAVFERTSKAGPGPDTSPAQALEWLVARA; from the coding sequence TTGCGTGTTCTTGTTGTGGGATACGGGGCTGCGGGTCGGCCGATCGCGGACGGCCTGGCCAGCTCGGGCGCGAATGTGACGGCGGTGGACGGGGTTGTGCCCGACGATTCGAATGTGCCGGTCCTGCCACGCCTGCCCGAGGATCTGGGCGCGTGGGATCTGGTGATCACCGTGGTGACCTCGGCGGCGACGCTGGCGCTGGCCCGCGACATTGCCGCGCGGCCGGGAACGCCCCCGGTTCTGGACCTGTCATCCTCGCCCGCCGATCTGATGGCACAGGTTCATCGCCTTCTGGGCGACCGTCTGGTCGATGGGGTCATTCTGGGGGCCGTCGCGTTGGGACGGCATCGCACGCCCTTGTTGTTCGCGGGCGGCCCTGCGGGGCAAGTGGCCGACATGCTTGCGCCGCTGGGATGCCGGATCACCGTTCTGCCCGATGCGGGCATCGGCGATGCGGGCAAGCTGAAACTGCTGCGCAGCGTGTTCACCAAGGGGATCGAGGCGCTTGTGGTGGAACTGCATCAGGTCGCCTCCGCCATGGGACAGGTCGAACGGCTGCCCAAGGTGCTGGCCGATCTTGAGGAAGGCTCGTTCCACGCGCTGACCCAGGAGATGCTGCGGACCCACCCCCGCCACGCCGCCCGCCGCCTGCACGAGATCGAGGATGCGCAGGCCGCGATCCACGGCGTTGGCCTGGCGTCGCCGATGACGGATGCCGCCCATGCGGTGTTCGAACGCACCTCCAAGGCCGGACCCGGGCCGGACACATCCCCAGCCCAAGCCCTTGAATGGCTGGTCGCGCGGGCCTGA
- a CDS encoding RraA family protein, whose protein sequence is MTLGFQVKRRHRRIAPATVEAFRALPVANVSDCMARMFAGGPTLRPIHDVTGVVAGPALTVRARPGDNLMLHHALDICEPGDFIVVDAGGDLTTAIMGEIMAAIALKRGVAGIAILGAIRDADEIRSMGLPLYASGVTHRGPYKNGPGEINTPIALGGNVIEPGDLVLADGDGLLSVPFDSADRILTAAKAKYAAEQEEIAAIAAGTNDRSWVMAALRDGGCAFDD, encoded by the coding sequence ATGACACTTGGATTTCAGGTCAAACGTCGCCACCGCCGCATCGCCCCCGCCACGGTCGAGGCGTTCCGCGCCCTTCCCGTCGCCAATGTCAGCGACTGCATGGCGCGCATGTTCGCGGGCGGTCCGACGCTGCGCCCCATTCACGACGTCACGGGCGTGGTGGCGGGCCCGGCCCTGACGGTTCGGGCGCGGCCCGGCGACAATCTGATGCTGCACCACGCGCTCGACATCTGCGAGCCGGGGGATTTCATCGTCGTCGACGCGGGCGGTGACCTGACGACCGCCATCATGGGCGAGATCATGGCCGCCATCGCGTTGAAACGCGGCGTGGCGGGGATCGCGATCCTTGGCGCCATCCGCGACGCGGACGAAATCCGCAGCATGGGCCTGCCGCTTTACGCCAGCGGCGTCACCCATCGCGGCCCCTACAAGAATGGCCCGGGCGAGATCAACACCCCCATCGCCCTTGGCGGCAACGTGATCGAGCCGGGTGATCTGGTGCTGGCCGACGGGGACGGGCTGCTGTCGGTTCCCTTCGACAGCGCCGACCGGATCCTGACGGCCGCCAAAGCGAAATACGCCGCCGAACAGGAGGAGATCGCCGCGATCGCCGCAGGCACTAACGACCGGTCCTGGGTGATGGCCGCGCTGCGCGACGGGGGCTGCGCCTTCGATGACTGA
- a CDS encoding alpha-hydroxy acid oxidase — MTDPIATDAIATRKVSATPRHLRRYLALDDFERRARRFLPKAIYGYVAGGVETDQSLTMNRSSFTDLSFVPKVLRNVAGRDLSHPLLGVTQSLPFGIAPMGFSALVAPDGDVALARAAQEAGTLAICSAASLTPLERVAQAGKSRWFQAYLPGDERRVLALLDRLQAAGFETLVVTADVPVAANRENNARNGFDAPFRMSPDLVWQGITHPGWTMGTLLRGMRRTGMPHFENMEAVQGPPLFSRTLVRSTIARDRLSWDEVALIRRNWPGKVVLKGILAPDDARRAADEGMDGIIVSNHGGRQLDGAIAPLHALPAIRVVSGDMSVMLDGGIRRGTDILKALALGADFVFVGRPFLFAAAVAGVDGVRHALTLMRDEIDRDMALLGITRLSDLSPDLLRTRA, encoded by the coding sequence ATGACTGACCCCATCGCGACCGACGCGATCGCCACGCGCAAGGTGTCGGCCACCCCCCGCCACCTGCGCCGCTATCTTGCGCTGGACGATTTCGAACGGCGGGCGCGCCGGTTCCTGCCGAAAGCGATCTACGGCTATGTCGCAGGCGGGGTGGAGACGGATCAGAGCCTGACGATGAACCGGTCGTCCTTTACCGACCTGTCCTTCGTTCCAAAGGTGTTGCGCAACGTGGCCGGGCGCGATCTGTCGCATCCGCTGCTGGGGGTGACGCAGTCCCTGCCCTTCGGCATCGCACCGATGGGGTTCAGCGCCCTTGTGGCCCCCGACGGCGATGTCGCGCTGGCCCGCGCGGCGCAGGAGGCGGGGACGCTGGCCATTTGCAGCGCGGCCTCGCTGACCCCGCTGGAACGCGTGGCGCAGGCGGGGAAAAGCCGCTGGTTCCAGGCCTATCTTCCGGGGGATGAACGGCGGGTTCTGGCCCTCCTGGACCGCCTGCAGGCCGCGGGGTTCGAAACCCTTGTTGTGACCGCCGACGTTCCGGTCGCTGCCAACCGCGAAAACAACGCCCGCAACGGCTTTGACGCGCCCTTCCGCATGTCCCCCGATCTGGTATGGCAAGGCATCACCCATCCCGGCTGGACCATGGGCACCCTGCTGCGGGGGATGCGGCGCACCGGAATGCCGCATTTCGAGAATATGGAGGCCGTCCAGGGCCCCCCGCTGTTTTCACGCACCCTCGTGCGGTCCACCATCGCCCGGGATCGGCTCAGCTGGGACGAGGTGGCGCTGATCCGGCGCAATTGGCCGGGCAAGGTCGTGCTGAAGGGCATTCTCGCGCCCGACGATGCCCGCCGCGCGGCGGATGAAGGCATGGACGGCATCATCGTGTCGAACCATGGCGGACGTCAGTTGGACGGGGCCATTGCGCCGCTTCACGCGCTGCCCGCCATCCGCGTGGTCAGTGGGGATATGTCGGTGATGCTGGATGGCGGCATCCGGCGGGGAACCGACATCCTCAAGGCCCTGGCCCTGGGGGCGGATTTCGTCTTCGTCGGGCGTCCGTTCCTGTTCGCCGCGGCGGTGGCGGGGGTTGACGGGGTGCGTCATGCCCTTACGCTGATGCGCGATGAGATCGACCGCGACATGGCCCTGTTGGGGATCACGCGGCTGTCCGACCTTTCGCCCGACCTGCTGCGCACACGGGCATAA
- a CDS encoding pirin family protein translates to MSWNPTQASDGPEGLDAIETLIIPRARDLGGFEVRRALPAPKRQMVGPFIFFDQMGPAEFLTGGGIDIRPHPHIGLATVTYLYKGEFHHRDSTGADQTVRPGEVNWMIAGNGVTHSERTSVEMRTRPGALFGIQTWVALPESAEDRPASFEHHGRAALPTLSDGGKDIRLILGSAWGATSPVRTFTDTFYADAVLAAGAKLPLPDNHEDRGVYVSEGSVTIAGDTFEAGRMMVFRPGDRITLHAGDRGARLMVLGGETLNGPRYISWNFVASSQEKIDAAKEAWRQGDWEHGRFRLPPGDDAEFIPLP, encoded by the coding sequence ATGAGCTGGAATCCCACCCAAGCGTCCGATGGCCCCGAAGGTCTGGATGCGATCGAGACGCTGATCATCCCCCGCGCCCGTGATCTGGGCGGGTTCGAGGTTCGGCGCGCCCTGCCGGCCCCGAAGCGTCAGATGGTGGGGCCGTTCATCTTCTTCGACCAGATGGGGCCGGCGGAGTTCCTGACCGGGGGCGGGATCGACATCCGGCCGCATCCGCATATCGGGCTTGCCACCGTGACCTACCTTTACAAGGGCGAATTTCATCACCGGGACAGCACCGGGGCCGATCAGACCGTGCGCCCGGGGGAGGTGAACTGGATGATCGCGGGCAACGGGGTCACCCATTCCGAACGGACGAGCGTCGAAATGCGGACAAGGCCCGGCGCGTTGTTCGGGATCCAGACATGGGTGGCCCTGCCGGAATCCGCCGAAGACCGTCCGGCCAGTTTCGAACACCATGGCCGTGCGGCGTTGCCGACCCTGTCGGACGGGGGCAAGGACATCCGGCTGATTTTGGGGTCGGCCTGGGGCGCGACCTCGCCCGTTCGGACGTTCACCGACACCTTCTATGCCGATGCGGTTCTGGCGGCGGGGGCGAAACTGCCGTTGCCGGACAATCATGAGGATCGGGGCGTCTATGTCTCCGAAGGGTCGGTGACCATTGCCGGCGATACGTTCGAGGCGGGGCGCATGATGGTGTTCCGCCCCGGGGACCGCATCACCCTGCACGCCGGCGATCGGGGGGCGCGGCTGATGGTTCTGGGGGGCGAGACGTTGAACGGGCCGCGTTACATCTCGTGGAATTTCGTCGCGTCATCGCAGGAAAAGATCGACGCGGCGAAAGAGGCCTGGCGGCAGGGGGATTGGGAGCATGGCCGTTTTCGCCTTCCGCCGGGGGACGACGCCGAATTCATCCCCCTGCCGTAA
- a CDS encoding ImuA family protein has protein sequence MSVRPSPAALTALRQKIHALEGVGHAPHGSLPFGVPELDHHLPHGGLATGALHEVRGEDDGAAAAAFTAGIAGRLHGPVLWCATRADLFAPGLAQSGLCASRVIHVAAGDDLTALACMEEGLRHGGLAAVVAEVARLSMTASRRLHLAARGSGTMGIALRRGPEHEVALPTASMTRWRVSSRPSAPLPVPGLARARWRIELLRARAGDPFEIEVEACDAEGRLACPIDRDVAHAPAPRRAAG, from the coding sequence ATGTCCGTGCGCCCCTCGCCCGCCGCGCTGACCGCGCTGCGCCAGAAGATTCATGCCCTGGAGGGCGTAGGCCATGCCCCGCACGGCAGCCTGCCCTTCGGGGTGCCGGAACTGGACCACCATCTGCCCCATGGAGGATTGGCCACAGGGGCGCTGCATGAAGTGCGGGGGGAGGATGACGGCGCCGCCGCCGCGGCCTTCACCGCCGGGATCGCGGGCCGCCTGCACGGTCCCGTCCTGTGGTGCGCCACGCGGGCCGATCTGTTCGCGCCGGGGTTGGCGCAATCGGGTCTTTGCGCCTCGCGCGTCATCCATGTCGCGGCGGGGGACGACCTGACCGCCCTTGCCTGCATGGAAGAAGGTCTGCGCCATGGCGGTCTGGCAGCCGTGGTGGCGGAGGTGGCGCGGCTGTCGATGACCGCCTCGCGCCGGTTGCATCTGGCCGCGCGGGGGTCGGGCACCATGGGGATCGCCTTGCGGCGCGGGCCGGAGCATGAGGTCGCCTTGCCCACCGCCTCCATGACGCGTTGGCGGGTGTCGTCCCGCCCCTCGGCCCCCCTGCCCGTTCCGGGGCTGGCCCGCGCGCGATGGCGCATCGAATTGCTGCGCGCCCGTGCAGGCGACCCGTTCGAGATCGAGGTGGAGGCTTGCGATGCCGAAGGGCGGCTTGCCTGTCCGATCGACAGGGACGTGGCGCACGCCCCCGCGCCGCGCCGCGCAGCGGGCTAG
- a CDS encoding error-prone DNA polymerase, which produces MTYAELQVTSDFSFLRGASSAEHLFATAARMGITALGVTDRNSVAGIVRAWEAAKVTGIRLVAGCRLDLACGMSVLVYPTDKAAWSRLCRLLTLGKGRAGKGACHLTWTDLTFYAEGLIAILIPDQPDDTCALHLRRMRNTFGDRAHLALTLRRRPNDQVRLHDLATLAAQWNVATVVTNDVLYHTPARRILQDVITAIRHRTTVEALGHRRERHADRYLKPPEEMGRLFARYPEALARTVEIANRCTFDLGELQYQYPEERADPTLTPQETLSRLTWAGAKDRYTQGVPEGVGAQLTHELALIAKLDYAPYFLTVHSIVAFARSKGILCQGRGSAANSAVCYVLGITSINPVGHQLLFERFISEDRNEPPDIDVDFEHDRREEVIQWIYKTYTRDRSALTAVVTRYRAKGALRDVGKAMGLPEDLIGALSGLLSAWSPEGLTDDDLRALNLNPDDRRLRLTLALAAELSGAPRHLSQHPGGFVLTHDRLDNLVPIEPAAMQDRQIIEWDKDDIEALRFMKVDVLALGMLTCMARGFGFLAQKGLSHDLASIPADDTPTYDMICRADTLGTFQIESRAQMSMLPRLKPRSLQDLTVQVAIVRPGPIQGDMVHPYLKRRMRQEQPDYPTEALRRVLERTYGVPLFQEQAMQVAIVCADFTPGEADMLRKSMATFKMTGGVSEFRTRLIDGMVRNGYDRDFADRIFRQLEGFGSYGFPESHAASFALIAYASSWLKCHHPDAFCAALLNSQPMGFYAPAQIVRDARDHGVEVRPVCVNASHWDCTLEPVGTGFAVRLGLRMVKGLAEGHVETLMNARHVAPFTSVEDIGHRARIPRAALSRIAEADGFHTLGLSRRDAAWALKGLPDTDLPLFAAAPSNEPVIPLRPMPAGREVVADYSHTGLTLRQHPVAFLRDDLRARRIAPCAAAMAAQDKQWGQVAGLILVRQRPGSAKGTMFITLEDETGIANLVLWPKVFEEYRRIILTASMIAARGRVQREGAVVHFVVHSLTDLSADLASVGAQGAFPLPHGRGDGFRNASPAHAPGPRSKAER; this is translated from the coding sequence ATGACCTATGCCGAACTTCAGGTGACCTCCGATTTTTCCTTCCTGCGGGGGGCGTCCTCGGCCGAGCATCTGTTCGCCACCGCCGCGCGGATGGGCATCACGGCGCTTGGGGTGACGGACCGCAATTCGGTCGCGGGGATCGTGCGGGCGTGGGAGGCGGCAAAGGTGACCGGCATCCGGCTGGTGGCGGGCTGCCGTCTGGATCTGGCCTGCGGCATGTCGGTGCTGGTCTATCCGACCGACAAGGCGGCGTGGTCGCGCCTGTGCCGGTTGCTCACCTTGGGCAAGGGCCGCGCGGGCAAAGGCGCCTGCCATCTGACTTGGACCGACCTGACCTTTTACGCCGAGGGGCTGATCGCCATCCTGATCCCCGACCAGCCCGACGACACCTGCGCCCTGCATCTGCGCCGGATGCGGAACACGTTCGGGGATCGCGCCCACCTCGCCCTGACCTTGCGCCGCCGCCCGAACGACCAGGTGCGGCTTCACGATCTGGCGACCCTCGCCGCGCAGTGGAACGTCGCCACGGTGGTGACCAACGACGTCCTTTATCACACCCCCGCCCGCCGCATCCTGCAGGACGTGATCACCGCCATCCGCCACCGCACCACGGTCGAGGCCCTTGGCCATCGCCGCGAACGTCACGCCGACCGCTACCTCAAGCCCCCCGAGGAGATGGGCCGCCTTTTCGCCCGTTACCCCGAGGCGCTGGCTCGCACCGTGGAGATTGCGAACCGCTGCACCTTCGATCTGGGCGAGCTGCAATACCAATACCCCGAGGAACGCGCCGACCCGACCCTGACCCCGCAGGAAACGCTGTCCCGCCTGACATGGGCGGGGGCGAAAGACCGCTATACCCAGGGGGTGCCGGAGGGGGTTGGCGCGCAACTGACCCATGAACTGGCCCTGATCGCCAAGCTGGACTACGCCCCCTATTTCCTGACCGTTCACAGCATCGTCGCCTTTGCCCGTTCGAAAGGCATCCTGTGTCAGGGGCGCGGTTCGGCGGCGAATTCGGCCGTCTGCTATGTGCTTGGCATCACCTCGATCAATCCGGTCGGCCATCAACTTCTGTTCGAACGCTTCATCTCGGAAGATCGCAACGAACCGCCCGACATCGACGTGGATTTCGAACATGACCGGCGCGAGGAGGTGATCCAGTGGATCTACAAGACCTATACCCGCGACCGTTCCGCCCTGACGGCCGTGGTGACCCGTTACCGCGCCAAGGGAGCCTTGCGCGATGTGGGCAAGGCGATGGGTCTGCCCGAAGATCTGATCGGCGCCCTGTCCGGCCTGCTCTCGGCCTGGTCGCCCGAAGGGCTGACCGACGACGATCTGCGCGCGCTGAACCTCAACCCCGACGACCGCCGCCTGCGCCTGACACTGGCCCTTGCCGCAGAGCTGAGCGGCGCGCCCCGCCACCTGTCCCAGCATCCCGGCGGTTTCGTCCTGACCCATGACCGGCTGGACAATCTGGTCCCGATCGAGCCGGCCGCGATGCAGGATCGCCAGATCATCGAATGGGACAAGGACGATATCGAGGCGCTGCGCTTCATGAAGGTCGATGTGCTGGCGCTTGGCATGTTGACCTGCATGGCGCGGGGGTTCGGGTTTCTGGCGCAAAAGGGCCTCAGCCATGATCTGGCGTCGATCCCCGCCGACGATACCCCGACCTATGACATGATCTGCCGTGCCGACACGCTTGGCACATTCCAGATCGAAAGCCGCGCGCAGATGTCGATGCTGCCCCGGCTGAAGCCCCGCTCGCTTCAGGATCTGACTGTTCAGGTCGCCATCGTCCGCCCCGGCCCCATCCAGGGCGACATGGTCCACCCCTATCTGAAACGCCGGATGCGTCAGGAACAGCCCGATTACCCGACCGAGGCGCTGCGCCGCGTTCTGGAACGCACCTATGGCGTGCCGCTGTTTCAGGAACAGGCGATGCAGGTGGCCATCGTCTGCGCCGACTTCACCCCCGGCGAGGCGGACATGCTGCGCAAATCCATGGCGACCTTCAAGATGACCGGCGGGGTCAGCGAGTTCCGCACCCGCCTGATCGACGGCATGGTCAGGAACGGGTATGATCGCGACTTCGCCGACCGCATCTTTCGCCAGTTGGAAGGCTTCGGCTCCTATGGCTTTCCCGAAAGCCATGCGGCCAGCTTCGCGCTCATCGCCTATGCGTCAAGCTGGCTCAAATGCCATCACCCGGACGCCTTTTGTGCCGCGCTTCTGAACAGCCAGCCCATGGGCTTTTACGCCCCGGCGCAGATCGTCCGCGACGCGCGGGATCATGGCGTGGAGGTGCGGCCCGTCTGCGTCAACGCCTCCCACTGGGATTGCACGCTGGAGCCGGTGGGGACCGGATTTGCCGTGCGGCTGGGTCTGCGCATGGTCAAGGGACTGGCCGAAGGGCATGTGGAAACGCTGATGAACGCGCGCCACGTGGCCCCCTTCACCTCGGTCGAGGATATCGGACACCGCGCCCGCATCCCCCGTGCCGCCCTGTCCCGCATTGCCGAGGCTGACGGCTTTCACACCTTGGGCCTGTCGCGCCGCGACGCCGCCTGGGCGCTCAAGGGCCTCCCTGACACCGACCTGCCGCTGTTCGCCGCCGCCCCGTCCAACGAGCCTGTCATCCCCCTGCGCCCCATGCCCGCAGGGCGCGAGGTGGTGGCGGATTACAGCCATACGGGCCTGACCCTGCGCCAGCACCCCGTGGCCTTCCTGCGCGACGACCTGCGCGCCCGTCGCATCGCCCCTTGCGCCGCCGCCATGGCCGCGCAAGACAAACAATGGGGCCAGGTCGCGGGTCTGATCCTTGTCCGCCAGCGCCCCGGTTCGGCCAAGGGCACCATGTTCATCACGCTGGAGGATGAGACCGGGATCGCCAACCTCGTCCTTTGGCCCAAGGTGTTCGAGGAGTATCGCCGCATCATCCTGACCGCCAGCATGATCGCCGCGCGCGGCCGTGTGCAGCGCGAAGGGGCGGTGGTGCATTTCGTGGTCCACAGCCTGACCGACCTTTCGGCCGATCTGGCCAGCGTCGGGGCGCAGGGCGCGTTTCCCCTGCCCCACGGGCGCGGCGACGGGTTCCGCAACGCCAGCCCCGCCCACGCCCCCGGCCCGCGCTCCAAGGCGGAGCGTTAG
- a CDS encoding tripartite tricarboxylate transporter permease, whose protein sequence is MFDLFLQGFGVVLSPHVLLLICAGVGVGIVFGAVPGLTAVMAIALCLPMTYGLGPAAGLSLLIALFVGATSGGLISAILLRIPGTPSSIATTFDGGPMMEKGEGAKALGLGIVFSFIGTILSILALVFIAPSLAQVALAFGPHEYFAIAVFSLTLIATLSSGSMVKGIFAGVAGFAISTVGIAPVDAIPRFTFGKVELNGGFNILTVLVGMFAIAEVIKVAETARRAASDATVAPKVGRIKGFGFSRAEFVHQLPNAFRSSIIGVAIGILPGIGAGTSNIISYIAAKKRSKTPHMFGKGAPEGVVASETANNAGIGGAMIPLLTLGIPGDAVTAILLGGLMIHGIQPGPMLFLTQAPLVYTIFAALVVAAFVMLAMEFWGLRIFIRLLSIPKHLLLPVILVLCAIGAFGLASRVFDVWTILAFGILGYGFVKAGIPTAPFIIGFILGPMAETSFRRGLQLSRGDYMGFVQNPIAATFLGLALISIIWQLTNEYRASRRTPPDALDFREP, encoded by the coding sequence ATGTTCGATCTTTTCCTGCAAGGTTTCGGCGTCGTCCTGTCGCCTCATGTTCTTCTGCTGATCTGCGCCGGGGTGGGCGTGGGCATCGTGTTCGGCGCGGTGCCGGGGCTGACGGCGGTGATGGCCATCGCCCTGTGCCTGCCCATGACCTATGGCCTTGGACCGGCGGCGGGGCTGTCGTTGCTGATCGCGCTGTTCGTCGGTGCCACCTCGGGCGGTCTGATATCGGCCATTCTGCTGCGCATCCCCGGCACGCCATCCTCCATCGCGACCACGTTCGACGGCGGCCCGATGATGGAGAAGGGGGAGGGGGCGAAGGCGCTTGGCCTTGGGATCGTGTTTTCGTTCATCGGGACGATCTTGTCGATCCTGGCGCTGGTCTTCATCGCCCCGTCTTTGGCGCAGGTGGCCTTGGCCTTCGGGCCGCATGAATATTTCGCCATCGCGGTGTTCTCGCTGACCCTGATCGCCACGCTGTCCTCGGGGTCGATGGTGAAGGGCATCTTCGCGGGCGTGGCGGGGTTTGCCATTTCCACCGTCGGAATCGCCCCGGTGGACGCCATTCCCCGGTTCACCTTCGGCAAGGTGGAGCTGAACGGCGGCTTCAATATCCTGACCGTCCTTGTGGGCATGTTCGCCATCGCCGAGGTGATCAAGGTGGCCGAAACCGCGCGCCGTGCCGCCAGCGATGCGACCGTCGCCCCCAAGGTGGGACGGATCAAGGGCTTCGGGTTTTCCCGCGCGGAATTCGTGCATCAGCTGCCGAACGCCTTCAGGTCCTCGATCATCGGGGTGGCGATCGGCATTCTGCCCGGCATCGGGGCCGGCACGTCGAACATCATCTCCTATATCGCGGCCAAGAAACGGTCCAAGACGCCGCATATGTTCGGCAAGGGCGCGCCCGAAGGCGTGGTCGCCAGCGAAACCGCCAACAATGCGGGCATCGGCGGGGCGATGATCCCCTTGCTGACCCTGGGCATTCCGGGCGATGCGGTGACCGCGATCCTGCTGGGCGGGTTGATGATCCACGGCATCCAACCGGGGCCGATGCTGTTCCTGACCCAGGCGCCCCTGGTCTATACAATCTTTGCGGCGCTGGTCGTGGCGGCGTTCGTGATGCTGGCGATGGAGTTCTGGGGCCTGCGGATCTTCATCCGTCTGCTGTCGATCCCCAAGCATCTTCTGCTGCCGGTCATTCTGGTGCTGTGCGCGATCGGCGCATTCGGGCTGGCCAGCCGGGTGTTCGACGTCTGGACCATTCTGGCGTTCGGCATTCTTGGATACGGGTTCGTCAAGGCGGGTATCCCGACGGCGCCCTTCATCATCGGGTTCATTCTGGGGCCGATGGCCGAAACCAGCTTCCGCCGCGGGCTGCAATTGTCGCGGGGGGATTACATGGGGTTCGTGCAAAATCCGATCGCCGCGACGTTCCTGGGGCTCGCCCTGATTTCCATCATCTGGCAGCTGACCAACGAATATCGGGCCAGCCGACGAACGCCCCCCGACGCCCTCGATTTCCGGGAGCCGTAG